The following coding sequences are from one Thermaerobacter subterraneus DSM 13965 window:
- a CDS encoding stage V sporulation protein S yields the protein MQVLRVSANSRPKAVAGALAAVLREDGAAEVQAIGAGAVNQAVKAIAITRGYVAPNGIDLVVIPAFADIEIDGQQRTAIKFIIEPR from the coding sequence GTGCAGGTGCTGAGGGTCTCGGCCAACTCGCGGCCCAAGGCGGTTGCCGGGGCGCTGGCGGCGGTGCTGCGGGAAGACGGCGCCGCGGAGGTGCAGGCTATCGGGGCGGGGGCCGTCAACCAGGCGGTCAAGGCCATCGCCATCACCCGGGGGTACGTGGCGCCCAACGGCATCGACCTCGTGGTGATCCCGGCCTTTGCCGACATCGAGATCGACGGCCAGCAGCGCACGGCCATCAAGTTCATCATCGAGCCCCGCTAG
- the rnc gene encoding ribonuclease III has product MALDRPQDGSTAPAGGAGAPVAGSAVPAGAAAAGRPAGTAGGGGMNPAGPALAGEPFPGGGQAPPAGAARADDRETRFPRAGDPGWVEAVAALTGVAPARPEPFLEALTHASYRSEHPDTAGPDNERLEFLGDAVLNLCVTDYIFRTYPQRPEGELSKLRAAVVRAETLAATAQRLGLGELLRLGRGEEATGGRQRPSVLADAYEAMVAAVYLQEGLEGARAFILRTLGDDIRRLAESSGACDDPKTALQELSRRLGLGEPTYRVVGAAGPEHDPRYTVEVRVGGRPLAQAVGRSKKVAEREAARMALAGLEEPAGPGAAAPEREGTA; this is encoded by the coding sequence GTGGCGCTTGATCGCCCGCAGGATGGGTCCACCGCCCCGGCCGGTGGGGCCGGTGCCCCTGTCGCCGGTTCGGCCGTGCCCGCCGGCGCCGCGGCTGCCGGCCGGCCGGCCGGGACGGCGGGCGGCGGCGGGATGAACCCGGCCGGGCCGGCGCTGGCCGGCGAGCCCTTCCCTGGGGGAGGGCAGGCGCCCCCAGCGGGGGCGGCGCGGGCGGACGACAGAGAGACCCGGTTCCCGCGGGCAGGGGACCCGGGCTGGGTGGAGGCCGTGGCCGCCTTGACGGGGGTGGCGCCGGCCCGGCCCGAGCCCTTCCTGGAGGCGCTGACCCACGCCTCCTACCGGTCCGAGCATCCCGATACGGCCGGGCCCGACAACGAGCGGCTGGAATTCCTGGGGGACGCCGTGCTCAATCTTTGCGTGACGGACTACATCTTCCGCACCTACCCCCAGCGGCCGGAAGGGGAGCTCAGCAAGCTGCGGGCGGCGGTGGTCCGGGCCGAGACCCTGGCCGCCACGGCGCAGCGCCTGGGCCTGGGGGAACTGTTGCGCCTGGGGCGGGGCGAGGAGGCCACGGGAGGCCGGCAGCGGCCCTCGGTGCTGGCCGACGCCTACGAGGCCATGGTGGCCGCGGTCTACCTGCAGGAGGGGCTGGAGGGCGCCCGGGCCTTCATCCTGCGCACCCTGGGCGACGACATCCGGCGCTTGGCGGAGAGCTCAGGGGCTTGTGACGACCCCAAGACGGCCCTGCAGGAACTGTCCCGCCGCCTGGGCCTGGGGGAGCCCACCTACCGGGTCGTCGGTGCGGCCGGCCCCGAGCACGACCCGCGCTACACCGTGGAAGTGCGGGTGGGCGGCCGGCCCCTGGCCCAGGCCGTCGGGCGGAGCAAGAAGGTGGCCGAGCGGGAAGCGGCCCGCATGGCCCTGGCCGGGCTGGAAGAGCCGGCCGGCCCCGGGGCCGCCGCCCCGGAGCGGGAGGGGACCGCCTGA
- the rplS gene encoding 50S ribosomal protein L19, whose protein sequence is MDLIKSLQQEYMKQDVPDFGPGDTVRVHLKVKEGGRERIQVFEGTVIARRGGGLDETFTVRRIASGVGVERVFPLHSPAIERIEVTRRGKVRRARLNYLRQLRGKAARIKEKR, encoded by the coding sequence ATGGACCTGATCAAGAGCCTGCAGCAGGAGTACATGAAGCAGGACGTGCCCGATTTCGGTCCGGGCGATACGGTGCGGGTGCACTTGAAGGTGAAGGAAGGCGGCCGCGAGCGGATCCAGGTCTTCGAGGGCACGGTGATCGCCCGGCGCGGGGGTGGGCTGGACGAGACCTTCACCGTCCGGCGCATCGCCTCCGGGGTCGGCGTGGAGCGGGTGTTCCCCCTGCACTCGCCGGCCATCGAGCGGATCGAGGTGACCCGGCGCGGCAAGGTGCGGCGGGCGCGGCTCAACTACCTGCGCCAGCTGCGGGGCAAGGCGGCGCGGATCAAGGAGAAGCGGTAA
- the ftsY gene encoding signal recognition particle-docking protein FtsY, with product MIWSKLKAGLARTREQLAGRIRAVVQGAALDEALFEELEAVLITADVGVATTQRLLERLRERVRAEGVRDAAAVPGLLAEEMRGMLEAVAAPPAAPGRGPGPLVILVVGVNGSGKTTTVGKLAARYRQEGWKVVVGAADTFRAAAIDQLERWCQRAGADLVRQHPGADPAAVAFDALQAAQARGADVLLVDTAGRLHTRVNLMEELRKTQRVLQRLDPTAPHEVLLVLDATTGQNALAQARHFTEAVGVTGIVLTKLDGTARGGMVVAIADQLRLPVKWVGTGEGADDLAPFDPGEFTRALFEGTPAGAGA from the coding sequence GTGATCTGGAGCAAGCTCAAGGCGGGCCTGGCCCGGACCCGGGAGCAGCTGGCCGGCCGGATCCGGGCCGTGGTCCAGGGCGCGGCCCTGGATGAAGCCCTGTTTGAAGAGCTGGAGGCCGTGCTGATCACCGCCGACGTGGGGGTGGCCACCACCCAGCGGCTGCTGGAGCGGCTGCGGGAGCGGGTGCGGGCGGAGGGGGTGCGGGATGCCGCCGCCGTGCCGGGACTCCTGGCCGAGGAGATGCGGGGCATGCTGGAAGCGGTGGCCGCGCCGCCCGCGGCGCCGGGCCGGGGCCCCGGTCCCCTGGTGATCCTGGTGGTAGGGGTCAACGGCAGCGGCAAGACCACCACCGTGGGCAAGCTGGCGGCCCGGTATCGCCAGGAGGGGTGGAAGGTGGTGGTGGGGGCGGCCGACACCTTCCGCGCCGCGGCCATCGACCAGCTGGAGCGCTGGTGCCAGCGGGCGGGGGCCGACCTGGTGCGCCAGCACCCGGGAGCCGATCCGGCGGCGGTGGCCTTCGACGCCCTGCAGGCGGCCCAGGCCCGGGGTGCCGACGTGCTGCTGGTCGACACGGCCGGCCGGCTGCATACCCGGGTCAACCTGATGGAAGAACTCCGCAAGACGCAACGGGTCCTGCAGCGCCTGGATCCCACGGCGCCCCATGAGGTGCTGCTGGTGCTGGACGCCACCACGGGCCAGAACGCCCTGGCCCAGGCACGGCACTTCACCGAGGCCGTGGGCGTGACCGGCATCGTCCTGACCAAGCTGGACGGAACGGCGCGGGGCGGCATGGTGGTGGCCATCGCCGACCAGTTGCGGCTGCCGGTGAAGTGGGTGGGTACCGGCGAGGGGGCCGACGACCTGGCGCCCTTCGACCCGGGCGAGTTCACCCGGGCCCTCTTCGAGGGCACGCCGGCCGGCGCGGGGGCCTGA
- a CDS encoding KH domain-containing protein has product MKELVEFLVRSLVDDPDQVRVNEVAGEQTVILEVRVAPEDVGKIIGKQGRIARAIRTVARAVGARAGKRVEVEILDGDGRGTAAR; this is encoded by the coding sequence ATGAAGGAACTGGTGGAGTTTCTCGTCCGCTCCCTGGTGGACGATCCCGACCAGGTGCGGGTCAACGAGGTGGCGGGCGAGCAGACGGTGATCCTCGAGGTGCGGGTGGCCCCGGAGGACGTGGGCAAGATCATCGGCAAGCAGGGCCGCATCGCCCGCGCCATCCGCACGGTGGCCCGGGCCGTGGGCGCCCGCGCCGGCAAGCGGGTGGAAGTGGAGATCCTGGACGGGGACGGGCGGGGGACGGCCGCCCGGTAA
- the smc gene encoding chromosome segregation protein SMC — translation MYLKRLELYGFKSFADRTRLEFGPGITAIVGPNGSGKSNLVDAVRWVLGEQSARQLRGSRMEDVIFAGTATRKGVGLAEVVLVLDNEDGRLPIDYTEVTVARRVDRAGGSDYLLNGQRVRLRDVQELLYDTAIGREAYSVVGQGKIDEILSARDEDRRGLLEEAAGITRFKVRKKEALRRLEDAEHRLLRLGDILRELEDRLDGLTEQARRAHLYRQWRDELVDLEARMVTAQAVQAQRRLADHARRLEAVRQQVAAARRRLEEAGAARDALRAQVRHQEQQVEAAQAALAEAERALEAVRTRLAVLDERAAQLASREQELGRRAEELAAQRQAGAAGAEEAARRHQALLAELEAARQAEQEARSAVAEAGAAVARAEEALAAAREAHLEALQELSRLRNEQQARQREQAQAAQRAERLRQRLEGLEAEARRLAEEEAAVEAELERLAAAAAEAARREEAARRALEAAQAEARAAGREAQQLRQQAGEASSRLRVLEEMEREHEGFFAGVRAVLAGRDGGDPAYREVIGAVAELIQVEPRLERAVEVALGPALQHLITRTAAGAEAAIEALKRARAGRATFLPLDTIRPSAPADADRRLDHQPGAVAWGIDAVRFDPALRPALANLLGRILIAEDLPAARRLAAASGYRYRIVTLEGDVIHPGGAMTGGHDSRRQESAGLLARRRQVEALRQRVQQLAGALEQVEDRRRRAEDAAARAAADLEAARQQRQQGAVSRARLEQQRQAAAQQRQRLERTMADVQSELEELAVPARDGGGPAPDQVEAAEARAREAAAAVAAAETALQQARARRDQVTGDLARATARVEGLTREGRLLAEQLVRARQEARRLELDEDRRREEAAQLAREQAEVAAQRQRLQEAVAEGEARVAACRQALAEAREARARLAARLDAVEGESVAARAELDRLSDELRRLEVEAARLESERDRLVARLAEDFGVQEVPDEPPAGWQEGERRVAELRRRMAALGEVNLAAVEEHERVCQRYAFLERQYRDLQQAREALRAVLAEMDREMERIFRVTYERLRAEFRQVFRELFGGGHADLILGEGDALEAGVQVVAQPPGKKLQHLSLLSGGERALTAIALLLALIRVKPTPFCLLDEIDAALDDRNVDRFARYLRRFSGTQFIVITHQKGTMAAADTLYGVTMPESGVSRVVSVRLAEVAAAGEGEGRGAVPGAAGSEREARRPAGAEEQAGGTAPGREEAGRGPSPAGATRQGAMEVAGD, via the coding sequence ATGTACCTGAAACGGCTGGAGCTTTACGGGTTCAAGTCCTTCGCCGACCGCACGCGGCTGGAGTTCGGCCCGGGGATCACGGCCATCGTCGGCCCCAACGGCAGCGGCAAGAGCAACCTGGTCGACGCCGTGCGCTGGGTCCTGGGGGAGCAGAGCGCCCGCCAGCTGCGCGGCAGCAGGATGGAGGACGTGATCTTCGCCGGTACGGCCACCCGCAAGGGAGTGGGGCTGGCCGAGGTGGTGCTGGTCCTGGACAACGAGGACGGCCGGCTGCCCATCGACTACACCGAGGTGACGGTGGCGCGGCGGGTCGACCGGGCCGGGGGCAGCGACTACCTGCTCAACGGGCAGCGGGTGCGCCTGCGGGACGTGCAGGAACTGCTCTACGACACCGCCATCGGCCGGGAAGCCTACTCGGTGGTGGGGCAGGGCAAGATCGACGAGATCCTCAGCGCCCGGGACGAGGACCGCCGCGGGCTGCTGGAGGAGGCGGCGGGCATCACCCGCTTCAAGGTGCGCAAGAAGGAGGCGCTGCGCCGGCTGGAAGACGCCGAGCACCGCCTGCTCCGCCTGGGGGACATCCTGCGCGAGCTGGAAGACCGCCTGGACGGCCTGACGGAGCAGGCCCGCCGGGCCCACCTCTACCGGCAGTGGCGGGACGAGCTGGTCGACCTGGAGGCCCGCATGGTCACGGCGCAGGCCGTCCAGGCCCAGCGGCGCCTGGCGGACCATGCCCGGCGGCTTGAGGCCGTGCGGCAGCAGGTGGCCGCCGCCCGCCGCCGGCTGGAGGAGGCCGGGGCGGCCCGGGACGCCCTGCGCGCCCAGGTCCGGCACCAGGAGCAGCAGGTGGAGGCGGCCCAGGCGGCCCTGGCCGAGGCCGAGCGGGCCCTGGAGGCGGTGCGCACCCGCCTGGCGGTGCTGGATGAGCGGGCCGCCCAGCTGGCGAGCCGGGAGCAGGAGCTGGGCCGGCGGGCAGAGGAACTGGCGGCCCAGCGCCAGGCCGGGGCCGCGGGTGCCGAGGAGGCTGCCCGCCGTCACCAGGCCCTGCTGGCCGAGCTGGAGGCGGCACGGCAGGCTGAGCAGGAAGCCCGGTCCGCGGTGGCGGAAGCGGGGGCGGCCGTGGCCCGGGCGGAAGAGGCGCTGGCCGCGGCCCGAGAGGCGCACCTGGAGGCCTTGCAGGAACTCAGCCGGCTGCGCAACGAGCAGCAGGCCCGCCAGCGGGAGCAGGCCCAGGCCGCCCAGCGGGCCGAGCGCCTGCGCCAGCGCCTGGAGGGGCTCGAAGCCGAGGCCCGGCGCCTGGCCGAGGAGGAGGCCGCCGTCGAGGCGGAGCTGGAGCGCCTGGCGGCGGCCGCCGCGGAGGCCGCCCGCCGGGAGGAGGCGGCGCGCCGCGCCCTGGAGGCGGCCCAGGCGGAGGCCCGGGCTGCGGGCCGGGAGGCCCAGCAGCTGCGCCAGCAGGCGGGGGAGGCCTCGTCCCGGCTGCGGGTGCTGGAGGAGATGGAACGGGAGCACGAGGGCTTCTTTGCCGGCGTCCGGGCCGTGCTGGCCGGCCGGGATGGGGGCGATCCGGCGTACCGGGAGGTCATCGGCGCCGTCGCGGAACTGATCCAGGTGGAGCCGCGCCTGGAGCGGGCGGTGGAGGTCGCCTTGGGGCCGGCCCTGCAGCACCTGATCACGCGGACGGCGGCGGGGGCCGAGGCGGCCATCGAGGCGCTGAAGCGTGCCCGGGCCGGGCGGGCCACCTTCCTGCCCCTGGACACCATCCGTCCCTCGGCCCCGGCCGATGCCGATCGCCGTCTGGACCACCAGCCGGGCGCTGTGGCCTGGGGCATCGACGCGGTCCGGTTCGATCCCGCCCTGCGGCCCGCCCTGGCCAACCTGCTGGGCCGGATCCTGATCGCGGAAGACCTGCCCGCAGCCCGCCGGCTGGCGGCGGCCAGCGGCTACCGGTACCGGATCGTCACCCTGGAAGGCGACGTGATCCATCCCGGCGGCGCCATGACCGGCGGCCATGACAGCCGCCGGCAGGAGTCCGCCGGCCTTCTGGCCCGGCGGCGCCAGGTGGAGGCCCTGCGGCAGCGGGTCCAGCAGCTGGCCGGGGCCCTGGAGCAGGTGGAAGACCGCCGCCGCAGGGCGGAGGACGCGGCCGCCCGGGCCGCTGCGGATTTGGAGGCCGCGCGCCAGCAGCGGCAGCAGGGGGCGGTGAGCCGGGCCCGGCTGGAGCAGCAGCGCCAGGCCGCCGCCCAGCAACGTCAGCGGCTGGAGCGCACCATGGCCGACGTGCAGTCCGAGCTGGAGGAACTGGCGGTCCCGGCCAGGGACGGCGGCGGGCCGGCGCCGGACCAGGTGGAAGCGGCCGAGGCCCGGGCCCGGGAGGCCGCCGCGGCGGTGGCTGCAGCGGAAACGGCCCTTCAGCAGGCCCGGGCCCGGCGGGACCAGGTGACCGGCGACCTGGCTCGGGCCACGGCCCGGGTGGAGGGCCTCACCCGGGAGGGGAGGCTTCTGGCCGAGCAGCTGGTGCGGGCGCGCCAGGAGGCCCGGCGCCTGGAACTGGACGAAGACCGGCGCCGGGAGGAGGCGGCCCAGCTGGCCCGGGAACAGGCGGAGGTGGCCGCCCAGCGGCAGCGGCTCCAGGAGGCGGTGGCCGAGGGCGAGGCCCGGGTGGCCGCCTGCCGCCAGGCGCTGGCCGAAGCCCGGGAGGCCCGGGCCCGGCTGGCGGCCCGGCTGGACGCGGTGGAAGGGGAGTCGGTGGCCGCCCGGGCCGAGCTGGACCGGCTGTCGGACGAGCTGCGGCGGCTGGAGGTGGAGGCGGCCAGGCTGGAGAGCGAGCGGGACCGGCTGGTCGCCCGGCTGGCCGAGGACTTCGGCGTCCAGGAGGTGCCCGACGAACCCCCGGCAGGCTGGCAGGAGGGGGAGCGGCGGGTGGCCGAGCTGCGGCGGCGCATGGCGGCCCTGGGCGAGGTCAACCTGGCGGCGGTGGAGGAACACGAGCGGGTTTGCCAGCGGTACGCCTTCCTGGAGCGCCAGTACCGCGACCTGCAGCAGGCCCGCGAGGCGCTGCGCGCCGTCCTGGCCGAGATGGACCGGGAGATGGAGCGCATCTTCCGGGTGACCTACGAGCGGCTGCGGGCGGAGTTCCGCCAGGTGTTCCGGGAGCTCTTCGGCGGCGGCCACGCCGACCTGATCCTGGGCGAGGGGGATGCCCTGGAGGCCGGGGTCCAGGTGGTGGCGCAGCCGCCGGGCAAGAAGCTGCAGCACCTCTCGCTGCTCTCGGGCGGCGAGCGGGCCCTGACCGCCATCGCCCTCCTGCTGGCGCTGATCCGGGTGAAGCCCACGCCCTTCTGCCTGCTGGACGAGATCGACGCCGCCCTGGACGACCGCAACGTGGACCGGTTCGCCCGTTACCTGCGGCGGTTCAGCGGCACGCAGTTCATCGTGATCACCCACCAGAAGGGGACCATGGCCGCTGCGGATACCCTCTACGGGGTGACCATGCCCGAGTCGGGGGTGTCGCGGGTGGTGTCGGTGCGCCTGGCCGAGGTGGCCGCCGCGGGCGAGGGCGAAGGGCGCGGGGCGGTCCCCGGTGCGGCCGGGAGCGAGAGGGAAGCCCGCCGGCCGGCCGGTGCCGAGGAGCAGGCCGGCGGGACCGCCCCCGGCCGGGAGGAGGCGGGTCGAGGCCCGAGCCCCGCGGGTGCGACCCGCCAGGGAGCCATGGAGGTCGCGGGGGATTGA
- the ffh gene encoding signal recognition particle protein, translating to MAFEGLAEKLQAVFKRLRGKGKLTEADVEAALREVRLALLEADVNFKVVKDFIARVRERAVGQEVLESLTPAQQVIKIVHDELTQLMGGQHARLDLGGELPAVVMLVGLQGSGKTTTAAKLARLLTRQGRQPLLVAADVYRPAAVEQLVTLGQQVQVPVYAPGTDRDPVDIAREGVAEARRRGRDVVLIDTAGRLHIDDALMEELERIRQAVAPREILLVVDAMTGQDAVNVAETFHRRLGIDGVILTKLDGDARGGAALSVRAVTGRPIKFAGLGERVDQLEPFHPERMASRILGMGDVLSLIEKAQAVFDAQQAQRLERKLREQAFDLEDFLEQLRQVRKMGPLDQLLAMIPGLGGRLKDVTVDERELRRIEAIIQSMTPEERRRPEIINASRRRRIAMGSGTRVQDVNRLLKQFAETQRLMKQVAGAARRGRRGLGNLPFPR from the coding sequence ATGGCCTTCGAGGGCCTGGCGGAAAAACTGCAGGCGGTCTTCAAACGGCTGCGCGGCAAGGGGAAGCTGACCGAGGCCGACGTGGAGGCGGCCCTGCGGGAGGTACGCCTCGCCCTGCTGGAGGCCGACGTCAACTTCAAGGTGGTCAAGGACTTCATCGCCCGGGTGCGGGAACGGGCGGTGGGCCAGGAGGTCCTGGAAAGCCTGACCCCGGCCCAGCAGGTCATCAAGATCGTCCACGACGAGCTGACCCAGCTGATGGGTGGCCAGCATGCCCGGCTCGACCTGGGCGGCGAGCTGCCGGCCGTGGTGATGCTGGTCGGATTGCAGGGGTCGGGCAAGACGACCACCGCCGCCAAGCTGGCCCGGCTCCTCACCCGCCAGGGACGCCAGCCGCTGCTGGTGGCCGCCGACGTCTACCGTCCTGCGGCGGTGGAGCAGCTGGTCACTCTGGGCCAGCAGGTCCAGGTGCCCGTCTACGCGCCGGGCACCGATCGCGATCCGGTGGACATCGCCCGGGAGGGGGTGGCCGAGGCCCGGCGCCGGGGCCGGGATGTGGTGCTGATCGATACCGCCGGCCGGCTGCACATCGACGACGCCCTGATGGAGGAGCTGGAGCGCATCCGGCAGGCGGTGGCACCGCGGGAGATCCTGCTGGTGGTCGACGCCATGACCGGCCAGGACGCCGTCAACGTGGCCGAGACCTTCCACCGGCGCCTGGGCATCGACGGCGTCATCCTGACCAAGCTGGACGGCGACGCCCGGGGCGGTGCGGCCCTGTCGGTGCGGGCGGTGACGGGGCGGCCGATCAAGTTCGCCGGGCTGGGGGAGCGGGTCGACCAGCTCGAACCCTTCCACCCGGAGCGCATGGCCTCCCGCATCCTGGGCATGGGCGACGTGCTCTCGCTGATCGAGAAGGCCCAGGCGGTCTTCGACGCCCAGCAGGCCCAGCGGCTGGAGCGCAAGCTGCGGGAGCAGGCCTTCGACCTGGAGGACTTTCTCGAGCAGCTGCGCCAGGTGCGCAAGATGGGGCCGCTGGACCAGCTGCTGGCCATGATCCCGGGGCTGGGCGGCCGGCTCAAGGACGTGACGGTGGACGAGCGGGAGCTGCGCCGGATCGAGGCCATCATCCAGTCCATGACCCCCGAGGAGCGGCGGCGGCCCGAGATCATCAACGCCAGCCGCCGCCGGCGGATCGCCATGGGCAGCGGTACCCGGGTGCAGGACGTCAACCGCCTGCTCAAGCAGTTCGCCGAGACCCAGCGCCTGATGAAACAGGTGGCGGGAGCCGCCCGGCGGGGCCGGCGCGGCCTGGGCAACCTGCCCTTCCCCCGCTAG
- a CDS encoding sigma factor-like helix-turn-helix DNA-binding protein: protein MPDARAPGRRPRSTGGTNPAAAGGAGPAEPAPPAAGPARAGAGEGAGGGRPGPGEGAAAALEPLERTLRLHRLYDLYRGLLTPRQQDVFELYHWQDLSLGEVAEHLGISRQAVHDLLRRSEALLEEAEGVLGLGAWRQRAAGHLDRLEAALGAAAAAAGAGGPAGRPLQEALAIVQVMRRELEAGPVPPGANPGGAERARPAPAR, encoded by the coding sequence ATGCCCGACGCCAGGGCTCCGGGCCGCAGGCCCCGATCCACCGGCGGGACGAACCCGGCGGCCGCCGGGGGCGCCGGACCGGCGGAGCCGGCACCGCCGGCGGCGGGCCCGGCACGGGCAGGCGCCGGGGAAGGGGCCGGCGGCGGCAGGCCGGGACCGGGCGAAGGGGCGGCCGCTGCGCTGGAGCCCCTGGAGCGGACCTTGCGCCTGCACCGCCTCTACGACCTCTACCGGGGGCTGCTCACACCCCGCCAGCAGGATGTCTTCGAGCTGTACCACTGGCAGGACCTCTCCCTGGGGGAGGTGGCCGAGCACCTGGGCATCTCCCGCCAGGCGGTGCACGACCTGTTGCGGCGCAGCGAGGCCTTGCTGGAGGAAGCGGAAGGCGTCCTGGGGCTGGGGGCGTGGCGGCAGCGGGCGGCCGGCCACCTGGACCGCCTGGAGGCCGCTCTGGGTGCTGCCGCGGCGGCGGCCGGGGCGGGTGGACCGGCCGGGAGGCCTCTTCAAGAGGCGCTGGCCATCGTGCAGGTGATGCGCCGCGAGCTGGAGGCGGGTCCCGTTCCCCCCGGTGCGAACCCGGGCGGGGCGGAACGGGCCAGGCCGGCACCGGCGAGGTGA
- the rpsP gene encoding 30S ribosomal protein S16, whose translation MALRMRLRRMGAKNNPFYRVVVADARSPRDGRFVDEIGYYNPTTDPATIKINEEKAIEWLRKGAQPTDMVRVLLKRTGVLEKWQQRRAGA comes from the coding sequence GTGGCGCTGCGCATGCGCCTGCGCCGGATGGGCGCCAAGAACAATCCCTTCTACCGCGTGGTGGTGGCCGACGCCCGCTCGCCGCGGGACGGCCGGTTCGTCGACGAGATCGGGTACTACAACCCCACCACCGATCCGGCCACCATCAAGATCAACGAGGAGAAGGCCATCGAGTGGCTGCGCAAGGGGGCCCAGCCCACGGACATGGTCCGGGTGCTCCTGAAGCGCACGGGCGTGCTGGAGAAGTGGCAGCAGCGGCGGGCCGGTGCTTGA
- the rimM gene encoding ribosome maturation factor RimM (Essential for efficient processing of 16S rRNA), protein MAAVLAPWGIRGEVKVDLLSDDPRRLQPGLEVLVAPPDGGPLRADRVEWARPHGRFWRVKLAGCPDRTAAEALRGGRLQVPEDQVPPLPPGRYYVFQLVGLDVVDSGGRKVGQVRDVLRYPANDVIVVEGDGGREFLIPAIRQAVEAVDLERGRLVLGDLPGLLD, encoded by the coding sequence CTGGCTGCCGTCCTGGCGCCCTGGGGCATCCGCGGCGAGGTCAAGGTCGACCTTTTGAGCGACGACCCCCGGCGCCTGCAGCCCGGTCTGGAGGTGCTGGTGGCGCCGCCGGACGGCGGGCCCCTGCGAGCCGACCGGGTGGAATGGGCACGGCCCCACGGCCGGTTCTGGCGGGTGAAGCTGGCCGGCTGTCCCGACCGGACGGCGGCCGAGGCGTTGCGGGGCGGGCGGTTGCAGGTGCCGGAGGACCAGGTGCCGCCCCTTCCGCCCGGCCGATATTACGTCTTCCAGCTGGTAGGGCTCGACGTGGTGGACTCCGGCGGCCGGAAGGTGGGCCAGGTGCGGGATGTGCTGCGCTATCCGGCCAACGACGTCATCGTGGTGGAGGGGGACGGGGGACGGGAGTTTCTGATCCCCGCCATCCGCCAGGCCGTGGAGGCCGTCGACCTGGAGCGCGGGCGCCTGGTCCTGGGCGACTTGCCCGGCCTGCTGGACTAG
- the trmD gene encoding tRNA (guanosine(37)-N1)-methyltransferase TrmD codes for MRIDVLTLFPEMVRAPLETSMMRKARERGAVRLFVHDLRDWAEGKHHVADDRPFGGGPGMVLKPEPIFRAVDELLGPGGARSRGPGVEFILLAPQGRTLTQQVAADLARRHWLVLLCGHYEGVDERVRQALVTDEISIGDYVLTGGELAALVLIDAVVRLLPGVLAEGAAEQDSFASGLLEGPQYTRPRVYRGMAVPEILLSGDHGAVARWRREQALLRTLERRPDLLERAELTPEDRRFLAQAAARLGRNRLPV; via the coding sequence GTGCGCATCGACGTGCTGACCCTGTTCCCGGAGATGGTGCGGGCGCCCCTGGAGACCAGCATGATGCGCAAGGCCCGGGAGCGGGGCGCGGTGCGCCTGTTCGTCCATGACCTGCGGGACTGGGCGGAGGGCAAGCACCACGTCGCCGACGACCGGCCCTTCGGGGGCGGCCCGGGGATGGTGCTGAAGCCCGAGCCCATCTTCCGGGCGGTGGACGAGCTGCTGGGTCCTGGAGGGGCCCGCAGCCGCGGACCGGGGGTGGAGTTCATCCTGCTGGCCCCCCAGGGCCGGACCCTGACCCAGCAGGTGGCGGCCGACCTGGCCCGCCGGCACTGGCTGGTCCTGCTCTGCGGCCACTACGAGGGCGTGGACGAGCGGGTGCGCCAGGCCCTGGTCACCGACGAGATCTCCATCGGCGACTACGTCCTGACCGGGGGCGAGCTGGCGGCGCTGGTGCTGATCGACGCCGTGGTCCGGCTGCTGCCCGGGGTGCTGGCGGAGGGTGCCGCGGAGCAGGACTCCTTCGCCAGCGGGCTGCTGGAGGGCCCCCAGTACACCCGCCCGCGGGTGTACCGGGGCATGGCGGTGCCCGAGATCCTGCTGTCGGGGGACCACGGGGCCGTGGCCCGCTGGCGGCGGGAGCAGGCGCTGCTGCGGACCCTGGAGCGGCGGCCCGACCTGCTAGAGAGGGCTGAGCTCACCCCCGAGGACCGGCGGTTTCTCGCCCAGGCGGCCGCCCGGCTGGGGAGGAACCGGCTGCCGGTGTGA